The Terriglobia bacterium genomic sequence AATGAGGTTCGCGAAGAGCGCTCCGACCGCCAGGAAAATAGCATTCACCAACGGTGTTCCAGCGAATTCACCCTTGATGTAAATCCCTCCCGAAATGATGAAAAGCGAGGCCAACAGCGTCAGGAATGAAAAATAATCGAGAAGAGAGTGCAACAGCAATTGCGGATCCCGCTGCAAAATCAGGGCGAGTACAGGCACGGACATGGCGGCACTGACTATGGTTTTGTTCAGGTTGCTGTCCCACCACCGCGGAGCAACCATAGGAAGCACCGCAATCGAAATCAACATCAGCACAAATGGTGCGAGACTCCAGGTTGGAAAGCTCATAGCTGCCTGCGACGGCTCAGCCGCTTGACGGGCAGCGCCCAGAACGACGCCGGCATTGCCACAAATGGTCCCAACCAACACAAGACTTGAAACAATCCTTCGATTCATTCCCAAAAAGCTAGCCATGTACTTCTTTCGGCCTCCGGCAAAAGTGCCACAAAAACAAAAAGTCTTCGAGGCCGCCAAAACCCCGAAGACTTCAATGTCGTCGACACAACGCTGTGTCGGAGATCTTGTAACCCTTATGAAGTACTAAGGTCAACCGAAGATTCTATTTGTGGCTCTCAGGGATCGTCTCGTTTGATCCGGCCTTCGCGATCGCAGGAAAGGGTGCTGCAGATCCTGCCGGAATGAAGATGGCTCGGGTGCGAGCAGTGGAATTAGCCACAAAAAGCACAAAAGGCACATAAGTATCCAATGTATCCCTTATGTGCCTTTTGCATAACAAGGTCGTAAGCTTTAGTTTTTTGACAACGTTTTTAGCCGCAGATGACGCGGATGGGGGCGCATTCTAAACCGTCTTATTGCGCCCCATCTGCGGCATCCGCGTCATCTGCGGCTAAAACGTTTGGTTGCGGCATAGCCGGCTATGCTTCTTGTGGCTAACTCTCTTTGCAGTCCCCGCACAACCCGTAAATCTGCAGCCGGTGATCGAGCACTTTGAAGCCGAGCTGCTCCGACGCCTCATCCTGCAGCGTCTCGATTCCGGGATCATAGAACTCGATCGACTTCCCGCATTGCATGCAGATCATGTGGTCGTGGTGTTCGTGGTTGTAGAGGTGTTCGTAACGGGTGATCCCGTCTGCGAGATCGATCTCGCGCGCCAGGCCGCAATCCATGAGGATCTTCATCGTTCGATAAACCGTGGTATATCCCACACGCGGATCCTTGGCCCGTACGACCCGGTAGATGTCTTCAACGCTGCGGTGCCCTTCGTGGTCCAGGAACACGTCAAGGATGAGCTCGCGATGAGGAGTGAGCTTCAGCTTGCGTTCGTGCAGATATTCCATGAAGACCTGCAGCTCAGGAGAGAGGGCTTTCATGATCGGGCTTCTAGGGAGTGGGTTGGGTCGGAGGCAGCAGCTTGACGACGTCGTTATAGATCACGATGACGGTCAGCATCAACAGAAACACGAAGCTCGCCTGGACGATCCGTTCCTTCATACGCAGACTCAGATCGCGGCCCATCAGGGATTCGATCACGAGCAGCAGAATGACGCCGCCGTCCAGAATCGGAATCGGCAGGATGTTCAGAATGCCGAGATTCAGGCTGATCAGCGCCATGAAGGTGAACAGTGTTGCGAAACCGGCCTGATAGGCCTGTCCGGACACCGCGACAATGCCGACGGGTCCATCCAACTGCTTGAGCGAGGCCTCGCGGCGCAGCAGCCTTCCGATGACCTGGAAGATCAGGGCGGCATTTTCCTTATTGCTTTCGATCGATTTCTCGAAGGCCTGAACCGGATTCAGCTTCACATGAATGGACGGAAACTGAATTCCAATGCCGATCATTCTGCGGCCGTCCCGCATTTCGGGAGTGACCTGCAGTTCGACCTCAGCCGGTGCACTCTCAATCCGATGTGAATCCGCAGAAGAGGTGGAAGATGGAGCTACGACATCGGCACCAACGCTGTTTCCTCCAAACAGCCGCTTGACTCCGTTCCACAATGAAGCGAAGACTCCCTGCTTCGGCTGCTCTGTGGATGCTGATGATGGCGTGCCGCTGGAGCTCGAACTTCCACCACGCAGCACCGTAATCGGAAACGTCTTCTCCGCCATCTGCTGGATGGTTTGCTGAAGCGTACGGCCGCTGGTACGGAGATCCATCCCATTGACCCGGATAATTTCGTCACCCGATTTCACGCCGGCGCGGGATGCGGGTGAATTCGGCTGGACATCCTGCACGATGGTGCGGATCACGGGATACATCCCGACGTCGCCGGCTTCTTCGCGGCCCTTGCGGTCCGGTGTCACGGTGAACTGAAGCGTCTTGCCGTTCCGGTCGACGGTAATCGGAAGCGCACGTCCGGGGTTGACGAGTACCGTGTTCTGGACGTCCTGCCAGTCCGGCTTGCTCTTTCCGTCAAAGGAAACAATCGCGTCGCCCGGTTTGACTCCGGCTCTGTCCGCAGGGGACCCTGGATCGACAACATTCACGATCGCCTGACCGATCAGGAACTCCGGGACATCCGTGCCGTAAATGTACAGACCCGTAATCAGGCCGACAGCCAGAATGATGTTCATTGCGGGGCCGGCGGATGCCACCAGGAAACGCTGCCACTTCGGCTTGGAAAGAAACTCGTAGTCGAGGCCTTTCACCTCATCCATAGGAGTCTCGCCCGCCATCTTCACGTAACCACCAAGCGGAAACGCGCTGAGGCGGTAATCCGTATCTCCCTTGCGGAAACCGACCAGCCGGGGACC encodes the following:
- a CDS encoding Fur family transcriptional regulator gives rise to the protein MKALSPELQVFMEYLHERKLKLTPHRELILDVFLDHEGHRSVEDIYRVVRAKDPRVGYTTVYRTMKILMDCGLAREIDLADGITRYEHLYNHEHHDHMICMQCGKSIEFYDPGIETLQDEASEQLGFKVLDHRLQIYGLCGDCKES
- a CDS encoding site-2 protease family protein — translated: MLGNAASSIIVAGIVLGIIIVIHELGHFLVAKFFKIKVETFSVGFGPRLVGFRKGDTDYRLSAFPLGGYVKMAGETPMDEVKGLDYEFLSKPKWQRFLVASAGPAMNIILAVGLITGLYIYGTDVPEFLIGQAIVNVVDPGSPADRAGVKPGDAIVSFDGKSKPDWQDVQNTVLVNPGRALPITVDRNGKTLQFTVTPDRKGREEAGDVGMYPVIRTIVQDVQPNSPASRAGVKSGDEIIRVNGMDLRTSGRTLQQTIQQMAEKTFPITVLRGGSSSSSGTPSSASTEQPKQGVFASLWNGVKRLFGGNSVGADVVAPSSTSSADSHRIESAPAEVELQVTPEMRDGRRMIGIGIQFPSIHVKLNPVQAFEKSIESNKENAALIFQVIGRLLRREASLKQLDGPVGIVAVSGQAYQAGFATLFTFMALISLNLGILNILPIPILDGGVILLLVIESLMGRDLSLRMKERIVQASFVFLLMLTVIVIYNDVVKLLPPTQPTP